A window from Flavobacterium gyeonganense encodes these proteins:
- a CDS encoding LamG-like jellyroll fold domain-containing protein produces the protein MKKITLTFKHALKVFMVCGLITTVSDLKAQTLAFPEATGFGRFTTGARGAANPQIYLVTNLNDSGPGSFRDAVSQEGRFVIFKVGGIINVASPIAIAKNTTIAGQTATGEGIVLLGAKVSFTGASNTIARYVRIRFGATTQNQDASGISNGANIILDHMSFTWGTDEVFSVNWDNKGLSPDNITIQNSIIGQGMHRHNHSAGGLMQPSAGGKISLIGNLYICNKTRNNKVKGINEFVNNVVYNWGNYGNTYGHTESGDAYIMGGDSAGGSDVNIINNYFIGGPNTSNTVSSPFNRGNDNFSLYGSGNYFDNNKDGVLNGTLVPYDLTGYPTGDLSTLLSTPYDYPMKNPTLSAQDAYNKIIASVGASYPRRDQVENLMISDLMSKGTTATYVYVQSDLTSKFGFINGGAGHVYGAPASLDTDNDGMPDAWEDANGLDKNTADALLVSTTNAPYLNIEVYINGLTNTTPVDFIIPPSNVNFTNVVSTEVPPASSLKVNWIDGATNEDNYILERSDNGTNFNVIATLGANTTSYNDTGLLPNTQYYYRVKAKNSAESSVYETASVTTPPIPSAPVKASAPNPATGLTNIQLTSGNLTLKWSGSTNTTTYAVYFGTDPLNLAKLADVAYVAAPSYQLTGLSPAVTYYWRIDASNAKGTITGDVWNFRALTPELVGHWPFKEAAGEGQQIEDISGYGNNGQLDAAFDNSNVRVAGKENNAIDFATLTPNKLMVSVPNQDNILFDKNSFTVSFWMKADASLIPAGSTLSSYILCKGSMTKNTTTGATGRRFNVEIKSNQLRFAIDDDKTKTELASSLAATSYFTGNWVNVIIMRDVTASKLRIYTNGVFTNEKTDATGTAVGIGEATDLVIGNIGALELFANTTPAPYKGLFDELKIFNYALTATEITQLYNQTLLSNDKFTQNKVSGTVYPNPAKEQIFISIPGYKQSYVTATLSDVTGKIILKEKISSDGNGVFKLNIANKKVSGLYILNVSGENLNSNYKIVAE, from the coding sequence ATGAAAAAAATTACCTTAACATTTAAGCATGCGCTTAAAGTTTTTATGGTCTGTGGATTAATTACTACCGTCAGTGATTTAAAAGCCCAGACACTGGCATTTCCGGAAGCTACCGGTTTCGGAAGATTTACCACAGGGGCAAGGGGAGCTGCAAATCCTCAAATTTATTTAGTAACAAATTTAAATGACAGCGGACCGGGTTCATTTCGTGATGCAGTGAGTCAGGAAGGAAGGTTTGTTATTTTTAAAGTAGGGGGAATTATAAATGTAGCTTCTCCAATTGCTATTGCAAAAAACACCACTATTGCGGGCCAAACAGCAACAGGAGAGGGAATTGTTCTGTTAGGAGCAAAGGTTTCATTTACCGGAGCTAGCAATACGATTGCCCGTTATGTTCGTATTCGTTTTGGGGCTACCACTCAAAATCAGGATGCGTCGGGTATATCAAATGGTGCCAATATAATTTTGGACCATATGAGTTTTACCTGGGGTACAGACGAAGTGTTTTCTGTTAACTGGGACAATAAAGGTCTAAGCCCGGATAACATAACGATACAGAATTCTATTATTGGACAGGGAATGCACCGTCACAACCACTCAGCCGGAGGGTTAATGCAGCCTTCTGCCGGGGGTAAAATAAGCCTAATTGGAAATTTGTACATCTGTAATAAAACCCGTAACAATAAAGTAAAAGGGATTAATGAGTTTGTAAACAACGTTGTTTATAATTGGGGGAATTACGGAAATACATACGGACATACTGAATCAGGAGATGCCTACATTATGGGGGGAGATTCTGCGGGAGGTTCAGATGTTAACATTATCAATAATTATTTTATAGGCGGACCAAATACAAGTAATACAGTTTCATCACCTTTTAACCGTGGAAATGATAACTTCTCATTATATGGTTCCGGAAATTATTTTGATAATAATAAGGACGGTGTTTTAAATGGTACACTAGTTCCTTACGATTTAACAGGATATCCTACCGGAGATTTATCAACTCTTTTGTCAACACCGTATGATTATCCAATGAAAAATCCAACATTGTCTGCTCAGGATGCTTATAATAAGATTATAGCAAGCGTTGGAGCTTCTTATCCAAGACGGGATCAGGTAGAAAATTTAATGATTTCAGATTTAATGTCTAAAGGTACAACAGCAACGTATGTGTATGTTCAAAGTGATTTGACCAGTAAGTTTGGCTTTATAAACGGAGGTGCTGGACATGTTTATGGTGCTCCGGCTTCTTTGGATACAGATAATGACGGTATGCCGGATGCCTGGGAAGACGCCAACGGATTAGATAAAAATACGGCCGATGCTTTATTGGTAAGTACAACAAATGCACCTTATCTGAATATTGAAGTGTATATTAACGGATTAACCAATACAACACCTGTAGATTTTATTATTCCGCCATCTAATGTGAATTTTACGAATGTGGTTTCAACAGAAGTCCCACCAGCAAGTTCTTTAAAAGTCAACTGGATTGACGGTGCAACAAACGAAGATAATTATATTCTAGAGCGTTCAGATAATGGCACTAATTTTAATGTAATCGCGACCCTTGGGGCAAACACTACAAGTTATAATGATACAGGTTTGCTTCCAAATACGCAATATTATTATCGTGTTAAAGCAAAGAACAGCGCAGAATCATCAGTATATGAAACAGCTTCGGTAACTACACCGCCAATTCCGTCAGCTCCAGTTAAAGCATCTGCACCTAATCCGGCTACAGGACTTACTAACATTCAGTTGACAAGTGGGAATTTAACGCTGAAATGGAGTGGAAGCACAAATACAACAACTTATGCTGTTTATTTTGGTACAGATCCTTTAAATTTAGCTAAGCTAGCTGATGTAGCTTATGTTGCAGCTCCATCTTATCAACTTACAGGATTAAGTCCGGCAGTAACTTATTATTGGAGGATTGATGCTTCTAATGCTAAAGGAACAATAACCGGCGATGTATGGAATTTCCGTGCGCTGACACCAGAACTTGTTGGTCATTGGCCGTTTAAGGAAGCAGCAGGAGAAGGCCAGCAAATTGAAGATATTTCAGGCTATGGAAACAACGGACAATTAGATGCAGCTTTTGATAATAGTAATGTGAGAGTAGCCGGAAAAGAGAACAACGCCATAGATTTTGCAACATTAACGCCTAATAAACTTATGGTAAGTGTTCCTAATCAGGATAATATTTTATTTGACAAAAATTCCTTTACTGTTTCATTTTGGATGAAAGCTGATGCCAGTTTAATACCGGCAGGTTCAACATTAAGTTCATATATATTATGCAAAGGGTCGATGACAAAAAATACGACTACAGGAGCAACAGGAAGAAGATTTAATGTGGAAATTAAAAGCAATCAATTGCGTTTTGCAATAGATGATGATAAAACAAAAACGGAACTTGCATCATCATTAGCAGCGACCAGTTATTTTACAGGAAATTGGGTAAATGTGATTATTATGAGAGATGTTACCGCATCTAAATTAAGAATATATACGAATGGTGTTTTTACTAATGAGAAAACTGATGCAACAGGGACAGCTGTAGGGATTGGAGAAGCAACAGATTTAGTAATTGGGAATATCGGGGCACTTGAACTGTTTGCCAATACTACTCCGGCACCTTACAAAGGTTTATTTGATGAACTTAAAATATTTAATTATGCACTAACTGCAACAGAGATAACGCAGTTGTACAATCAAACGTTATTGAGTAATGATAAGTTTACACAAAATAAAGTTAGTGGTACTGTCTATCCTAATCCTGCAAAAGAACAGATTTTTATCAGTATTCCAGGTTATAAACAATCATATGTTACAGCGACGTTAAGCGATGTAACAGGGAAAATTATTCTTAAGGAAAAAATTTCATCCGATGGAAATGGCGTTTTTAAGTTAAACATTGCAAATAAAAAAGTATCAGGACTTTATATTTTAAATGTTTCAGGAGAAAATTTAAACAGCAATTACAAAATTGTAGCAGAGTAA
- a CDS encoding acyl-CoA thioesterase, with amino-acid sequence MASFIKEISFRWSDLDPNFHVRHSAYYDFGAQHRIEILNELGLTLRVMQEQSFGPVLFREECVFRKELKLSDKIFIHTKTSKMKADASRWSIIHEFRREDDTLCATITVDGAWMDTKLRKLASPTPEIAVEALSIFPKSDDFVGL; translated from the coding sequence ATGGCTTCATTTATAAAAGAAATATCCTTTCGCTGGTCCGATCTTGATCCTAATTTTCATGTCCGTCACAGTGCTTATTACGATTTTGGTGCTCAGCATCGTATCGAAATCCTAAACGAATTAGGTTTAACTTTAAGAGTAATGCAGGAACAAAGTTTTGGACCTGTTTTATTTAGGGAAGAATGTGTTTTCAGAAAAGAATTAAAACTTTCGGATAAAATTTTCATTCATACCAAAACATCCAAAATGAAAGCTGATGCTTCGCGCTGGTCTATCATTCACGAATTCCGCAGAGAAGACGATACACTTTGTGCCACTATTACAGTTGATGGTGCCTGGATGGATACAAAACTTAGAAAACTGGCTTCGCCAACGCCAGAGATTGCTGTCGAGGCATTGAGCATTTTTCCAAAAAGTGACGATTTCGTAGGACTTTAA
- a CDS encoding carbonic anhydrase family protein, which produces MKTLTKEMQAAITPSKALELLKEGNQRFVSNLKINRNLLQQANETSDGQHPFAVILSCIDSRTSAELIFDQGLGDIFSVRIAGNIINEDILGSMEFGCKVAGSKIIVVLGHTKCGAVKGACDHVEMGNLTALLTKIRPAVDDETQTKENRNSGNPDFVENVSVINVKRTVKSIMERSPILKEMIEKGEIGIVGGTHDITTGEVAFLADTMIFK; this is translated from the coding sequence ATGAAAACATTAACTAAAGAAATGCAGGCCGCAATTACTCCTTCAAAAGCCTTAGAGTTACTAAAAGAAGGAAACCAAAGGTTTGTAAGCAACCTGAAAATAAACCGTAATCTTCTGCAGCAGGCCAATGAAACTTCAGACGGCCAGCATCCTTTTGCCGTAATCCTGAGCTGTATTGACAGCAGAACTTCGGCAGAACTAATTTTTGACCAGGGCCTTGGAGATATTTTCAGTGTGCGTATTGCCGGAAATATCATCAATGAAGACATTTTAGGCAGTATGGAATTTGGCTGCAAAGTCGCTGGGTCAAAAATCATTGTTGTATTGGGCCACACAAAATGCGGGGCAGTAAAAGGTGCCTGCGACCATGTTGAAATGGGGAATTTAACCGCACTGCTAACAAAAATAAGACCAGCGGTTGATGATGAAACCCAGACAAAAGAAAATCGCAATTCAGGAAATCCTGATTTTGTAGAAAACGTATCGGTAATCAATGTGAAACGTACCGTTAAATCTATTATGGAAAGAAGTCCCATCTTAAAGGAAATGATTGAAAAGGGAGAGATAGGAATTGTAGGCGGAACTCATGATATTACAACAGGGGAAGTCGCCTTTTTAGCTGACACAATGATTTTTAAATAA
- a CDS encoding bestrophin family protein: MIIAVLVHFLTAKFENLIPVMPITIPAFIGTAISVLLSFKLNQSYDRWWEARKIWGSIVNDSRSLVLQLQSFVSKESQEEIKEIAFRHVAWCYSLGQNLRGLDPIENLEDFITKEDITEIKKQSNKPLALLQLNTLQIAALREKKSLEIFSHVQLNNTLVNFSNYMGMAERIKSTIFPITYRIFLHFFIYIFIVTLSIALRDIESYFEIPLLLVISTTFFLLEKSATHLQDPFRNRPTDTAVTAIARTIEINIKDLLKETDIPQPLQPEKFYLS; encoded by the coding sequence ATGATTATTGCAGTATTGGTTCATTTCCTTACTGCCAAATTCGAAAATCTCATACCTGTAATGCCCATAACCATTCCTGCTTTTATAGGGACAGCTATTTCTGTTCTTTTATCATTTAAGCTCAACCAGTCTTATGACCGCTGGTGGGAAGCCCGAAAAATCTGGGGAAGCATAGTAAATGACAGCCGAAGTTTAGTATTACAGCTGCAATCTTTCGTTTCAAAAGAAAGCCAGGAAGAAATCAAAGAAATTGCATTTAGGCATGTAGCATGGTGTTACAGCCTTGGACAAAACCTACGTGGATTGGATCCTATAGAAAATCTGGAAGATTTCATCACTAAAGAAGATATAACCGAAATAAAAAAACAGAGTAATAAACCACTAGCACTGCTGCAGCTAAACACGCTGCAGATAGCAGCATTGAGAGAGAAAAAATCACTTGAAATCTTCTCCCACGTACAATTAAACAACACTTTGGTTAATTTTTCAAATTACATGGGAATGGCTGAGCGCATCAAGAGCACTATTTTTCCTATAACTTACCGAATCTTTCTTCATTTCTTTATCTATATTTTTATTGTCACACTTTCAATTGCGCTACGAGATATAGAAAGCTATTTTGAGATTCCATTGTTGTTAGTGATCTCCACTACATTTTTTCTTTTGGAAAAATCAGCCACACACCTTCAGGATCCATTTAGAAACCGCCCAACAGATACTGCGGTAACTGCTATTGCAAGAACTATTGAAATAAATATTAAGGACCTGTTGAAAGAAACAGATATTCCTCAGCCCCTACAGCCGGAAAAATTTTATTTATCATAA
- a CDS encoding TetR/AcrR family transcriptional regulator, producing MEFQVKFDINEKIFLRNPESSEVGRLMVKKAIDLIYELGFEQFTFKKLSIEINSTEATIYRYFENKHRLLLYILNWYWSYMEFLVMFKLENVTDKKERLKIIVNLLTQEPTESTNQFDYNKKLLNQIVIAESSKVYLVKEVAEINKNEVFKPYKDLCGKIAEVISEYNPKYKYPRSLSTTLIETSHHQQYFSINLPKLTDVSSKNNLGFTSHFIEDFLFKILD from the coding sequence ATGGAATTTCAGGTAAAATTTGATATAAACGAAAAGATCTTCTTGAGAAATCCCGAAAGCAGTGAGGTAGGGAGATTAATGGTAAAAAAGGCTATTGACCTTATTTATGAGCTGGGTTTTGAGCAGTTTACCTTCAAGAAGCTATCTATAGAAATAAATAGCACAGAGGCAACTATTTACAGGTACTTTGAAAACAAGCACAGGCTTCTGCTTTACATCCTTAATTGGTATTGGTCATATATGGAATTTTTAGTGATGTTCAAATTAGAAAACGTCACAGATAAAAAGGAAAGATTAAAAATAATTGTGAATCTTTTGACTCAGGAACCAACAGAGAGTACCAATCAATTTGACTACAACAAGAAGCTGCTTAATCAAATTGTAATTGCAGAAAGCAGTAAAGTATATTTGGTAAAAGAAGTTGCAGAAATAAATAAAAATGAGGTGTTTAAACCATATAAAGATCTCTGTGGAAAAATAGCTGAGGTAATTTCTGAATATAACCCAAAATATAAATACCCACGCTCTTTAAGTACAACGCTGATTGAAACTTCGCATCATCAGCAATATTTTAGTATTAATTTACCTAAACTTACAGATGTCTCATCAAAAAATAATTTGGGTTTTACCAGCCATTTTATTGAAGATTTTTTGTTTAAAATTTTAGATTAG
- a CDS encoding DUF6252 family protein: MKKILGLGLLVLTILFTGCSSDDNDNTNSGSGSVSAKINGTEWKPSTIINVSLIKLPGEGQRFDISAKDNSQMLSIACSSEYTSANTMPLRQYNFTDDDAEESDAEVISDALFVNTYLIDGNTYTEHLVKSGKITITSMDAEKKTVSGTFSFRTEKAGILQNKIVTPEVVEVKEGVFNNLTYKVVEAK, encoded by the coding sequence ATGAAAAAAATTTTGGGATTAGGATTATTGGTATTAACGATACTATTTACAGGATGTAGCAGTGACGATAATGATAACACTAACAGCGGAAGCGGATCAGTTTCAGCAAAAATTAACGGTACTGAATGGAAACCTTCTACAATTATTAACGTTTCCTTAATTAAACTTCCTGGTGAAGGACAGCGTTTTGATATTAGTGCCAAGGATAATTCACAAATGCTTTCCATAGCATGTTCTAGTGAGTATACATCTGCAAATACAATGCCTCTAAGACAATATAATTTTACTGATGATGATGCAGAAGAATCTGATGCAGAAGTAATAAGTGATGCATTATTTGTAAATACATATTTAATCGATGGTAATACATATACAGAACATTTAGTAAAATCTGGAAAAATTACCATTACATCTATGGACGCTGAGAAAAAAACTGTTTCAGGGACTTTTAGTTTTAGAACTGAAAAAGCAGGCATTTTGCAAAATAAAATTGTTACTCCTGAGGTTGTTGAAGTTAAAGAAGGAGTTTTTAATAATTTAACTTATAAGGTTGTAGAAGCGAAATAA
- the corA gene encoding magnesium/cobalt transporter CorA — translation MRKIKYKQGRKLQHITLEYTGTHKDHETEMQLFVYDDSDIIEYEKFTVLALNSCFDYTKNNWLNIHGLNDINLIKTIGDHFKLDDFLLADILNTTKRTKLEEQRDVLFFNIKSLLPSEYSDGLKVEQLSFILKDGILISFQEKRSDFFTHIRERIRAHAGIVRTKKVDYLLYLLLDAVMENFYITIEDEENNIEELIDLTKKGADPVILEKIENHRDNFNFLKRSILPLRDSLYYLKTIKDDDETNGLIQKETFNFFVRLHQKSLELLEQIESDMSSLESASNFYFSEQSRKMNEIMKTLTIISAVFIPLTFIVGVYGMNFDNMPELHAQNGYFIVMGIMFLLVIALIIYFKKRRWF, via the coding sequence ATGAGAAAGATAAAATACAAACAGGGACGAAAGCTGCAACATATTACTTTAGAGTATACTGGGACTCACAAAGATCATGAAACAGAGATGCAACTTTTTGTATATGACGATTCAGATATTATTGAATATGAAAAGTTTACCGTTTTAGCCCTAAATTCCTGTTTTGATTATACTAAAAATAACTGGCTCAATATTCATGGATTAAACGATATTAATCTTATTAAAACAATCGGTGATCATTTTAAGCTGGATGATTTTTTACTTGCCGATATTTTAAATACTACAAAACGAACAAAACTTGAAGAACAGCGTGATGTTTTATTTTTTAACATTAAATCGCTTTTGCCTTCAGAATATTCAGACGGACTTAAAGTAGAACAGCTTAGTTTTATTCTAAAAGACGGAATACTCATTTCGTTTCAGGAAAAACGAAGCGACTTCTTTACACATATCCGGGAACGTATTCGCGCACATGCTGGAATTGTAAGAACCAAAAAGGTAGATTATCTGCTTTATTTGTTATTGGATGCCGTAATGGAAAATTTTTATATTACGATAGAAGATGAAGAGAATAATATCGAAGAACTAATAGATTTAACCAAAAAAGGGGCAGATCCGGTTATTTTAGAGAAAATCGAAAACCATCGTGATAATTTTAATTTTTTGAAACGCTCTATTTTACCGCTTCGGGATTCTTTGTATTATCTGAAAACAATTAAAGATGATGATGAAACGAATGGTCTTATTCAAAAAGAGACTTTTAATTTCTTTGTAAGACTGCATCAAAAAAGCCTTGAACTTTTGGAACAGATAGAATCGGATATGAGCTCTTTGGAAAGCGCCTCAAATTTTTATTTTTCGGAACAAAGCCGTAAAATGAATGAAATCATGAAAACGCTCACCATTATTTCAGCAGTTTTTATTCCGCTTACTTTTATTGTTGGAGTATATGGGATGAACTTTGATAATATGCCCGAATTACATGCCCAAAACGGTTACTTTATTGTTATGGGAATCATGTTTTTACTAGTTATCGCCCTGATTATCTATTTTAAGAAAAGACGTTGGTTTTAA
- the pta gene encoding phosphate acetyltransferase: protein MSKAIYIATSDQNSGKSIITLGLMSILIGKTAKVGYFRPIIEDFVDGEQDNHIETVLSHFNLDIKFDDAYAITKSKLIKKKNKGKIGEVLDLIIEKYKKLEERFDFVLVEGTSFTGEGTSIELDLNVLIAKNLGIPTIIIGSGVGKTLEELLDSLYLVYDSFKVKEVEVLSVFANKVQPENIELVTKSLQKTLPSNVLINTIPLISSLNNPTMQEIVNELDAKVLFGENYLNNEIGHFSVGAMQLHNYLVHLHDNALVITPGDRSDIILGALQANESANYPTISGIILTGNILPEESILKLIEGLSAIVPIIAVDGGTYHITNKIGAIRSEIYANNTHKIETSITTFEKYVDNDALSERLITFVPEGMTPKMFQYNMVKRAKQHRKHIVLPEGNDDRIIIAASRLLDMDVVDISIIGDKKQIENKVTELGLTFDFSKVKIINPIESEFYEEYANTYYELRKAKNVSITMARDLMEDVSYFGTMMVYKGHADGMVSGAAHTTQHTILPALQFIKTKPNSSVVSSVFFMCLEDRVSVFGDCAINPNPTAEQLAEIAISSADSSSAFGIEPKIAMLSYSSGSSGKGDEVEKVRTATEIVKQKRPDLKIEGPIQYDAAVDRAVGKSKMPDSEVAGQASVLIFPDLNTGNNTYKAVQRETGALAIGPMLQGLNKPVNDLSRGCTVDDIINTVVITAIQAQGL from the coding sequence ATGAGTAAAGCGATATACATTGCCACAAGCGACCAGAACAGCGGAAAATCAATCATAACACTCGGTCTGATGAGTATTTTGATTGGAAAAACGGCTAAAGTGGGTTATTTCAGACCGATTATTGAAGATTTTGTTGATGGAGAACAGGACAATCACATTGAAACCGTCCTTTCACATTTTAATCTTGATATCAAATTTGATGATGCATATGCCATTACCAAGAGCAAACTAATCAAGAAAAAGAATAAAGGTAAAATTGGAGAAGTTCTGGATCTGATCATTGAAAAATATAAAAAACTCGAAGAACGTTTTGACTTTGTTTTAGTTGAAGGAACCAGTTTTACTGGTGAAGGAACTTCAATAGAATTAGATTTGAATGTTTTAATTGCTAAGAACCTTGGAATTCCAACGATTATAATTGGCTCGGGAGTTGGTAAAACATTAGAGGAATTACTAGATAGTTTATATCTGGTTTATGATTCTTTTAAAGTAAAAGAAGTTGAGGTTTTATCAGTATTTGCTAATAAAGTTCAGCCTGAAAATATTGAACTCGTTACAAAGAGTCTTCAGAAAACACTACCATCGAATGTTCTGATCAATACGATTCCGCTTATTTCAAGTTTGAACAATCCAACAATGCAGGAAATTGTTAATGAGCTGGATGCGAAGGTTTTATTTGGAGAAAACTATCTTAATAATGAAATTGGTCATTTTAGCGTTGGTGCTATGCAGTTGCATAATTATCTTGTTCATCTGCATGATAATGCCCTTGTTATTACGCCAGGAGATCGTTCCGATATTATTTTGGGTGCGCTCCAGGCCAATGAATCAGCAAATTATCCTACTATTTCGGGGATTATCCTTACCGGGAACATCCTTCCGGAAGAAAGTATTTTAAAATTAATTGAAGGACTTTCTGCAATCGTTCCTATTATTGCGGTTGATGGCGGAACGTATCATATTACAAATAAAATTGGTGCGATTCGGTCTGAAATTTATGCCAACAACACACATAAAATTGAGACCTCAATTACAACATTCGAAAAATATGTTGACAATGATGCTTTATCCGAAAGATTAATCACTTTTGTGCCTGAGGGAATGACGCCAAAAATGTTTCAGTACAATATGGTAAAAAGAGCGAAACAGCATCGTAAACACATTGTACTTCCGGAAGGGAATGATGACAGGATTATTATTGCCGCTTCAAGATTATTGGATATGGATGTTGTTGATATTTCAATCATCGGAGATAAAAAACAAATTGAAAACAAAGTAACCGAACTAGGTTTAACGTTTGATTTTTCGAAAGTAAAGATCATAAATCCAATAGAATCTGAGTTTTATGAAGAGTATGCCAATACGTATTATGAGCTTAGAAAAGCCAAAAATGTGAGTATCACAATGGCAAGGGACTTAATGGAAGATGTTTCGTATTTTGGTACTATGATGGTCTATAAAGGACATGCTGACGGAATGGTTTCAGGAGCGGCGCATACGACTCAGCACACCATTTTACCGGCATTGCAATTCATTAAAACGAAACCAAATTCATCTGTAGTTTCATCAGTATTTTTTATGTGTCTTGAAGACAGGGTTTCAGTTTTTGGAGATTGTGCCATCAATCCTAATCCAACGGCCGAACAATTGGCAGAAATAGCAATTTCATCAGCAGATTCAAGTTCAGCTTTCGGAATTGAACCCAAAATTGCGATGCTTTCCTATTCTTCCGGTTCATCAGGAAAAGGGGATGAGGTAGAAAAAGTCCGTACTGCAACAGAAATTGTAAAACAAAAACGTCCTGATTTAAAAATTGAAGGGCCAATTCAGTATGACGCTGCTGTGGATCGTGCAGTAGGAAAAAGCAAAATGCCGGACTCTGAGGTAGCAGGACAGGCGAGCGTACTTATTTTTCCTGATTTAAATACCGGAAATAATACGTATAAAGCGGTTCAGAGAGAAACTGGTGCCCTGGCAATCGGACCAATGCTGCAGGGATTAAATAAACCTGTAAACGATTTGAGCCGTGGCTGTACTGTTGATGATATTATAAATACAGTGGTTATTACGGCAATTCAGGCTCAGGGATTGTAA
- a CDS encoding acetate/propionate family kinase: MKILIINSGSSSIKYQLMVMPENEVICSGMIDRIGLETSNISFKTSENAIQEIVSVPTHKVGLQKVAEMLLDTEKGVIKSTSEISAVGHRVVHGGSYFSDTTIITDEVKEKIKELSELAPLHNPAHLVGINVAEEIFSEASQVAVFDTAFHQTIPVEAYKYAIPNYLLTENKVRVYGFHGTSHKYVSEKAIDYLESNSKIITIHLGNGCSMAAIKDGKSIDTTMGFSPANGLIMGTRAGDIDQSVIFYLIKNLGYTADEVNAILLKQSGMLGLTGYSDLRDIESEAEKGNKDCQLALLMNAYRIKKTIGAYTAALNGLDAIVFTAGIGENSSHMRKLVCADMDYFGIEIDDEKNQIRSREIREINKANSRAKVLVVPTDEEFEIASQVYHLLQN; this comes from the coding sequence ATGAAAATATTAATAATAAACTCAGGAAGTTCATCAATTAAGTATCAGTTAATGGTTATGCCGGAAAACGAAGTAATTTGTTCAGGGATGATTGACAGGATTGGACTTGAAACTTCTAATATCAGTTTTAAAACTTCTGAAAATGCAATACAAGAAATAGTATCAGTCCCAACACATAAAGTGGGATTGCAAAAAGTTGCTGAAATGCTTTTGGATACTGAAAAAGGAGTGATTAAATCGACTTCAGAAATTTCTGCCGTTGGACATCGTGTTGTACATGGAGGAAGTTATTTTTCGGATACAACTATTATAACTGATGAGGTGAAAGAAAAAATAAAAGAACTTTCTGAATTGGCACCTCTGCACAATCCAGCACATTTGGTTGGAATAAATGTTGCTGAAGAAATCTTTTCAGAGGCCAGTCAGGTAGCTGTTTTTGATACAGCTTTTCATCAGACGATTCCGGTTGAGGCTTATAAATATGCAATTCCGAATTATCTTTTGACAGAGAATAAAGTACGTGTTTATGGTTTTCACGGCACAAGCCACAAATATGTTTCTGAAAAAGCCATCGACTATTTAGAGAGCAATTCCAAAATAATTACCATTCATTTAGGCAACGGCTGTAGTATGGCTGCTATAAAAGATGGAAAAAGTATCGATACTACAATGGGTTTTTCACCAGCCAATGGGTTGATAATGGGAACGCGTGCCGGAGATATTGATCAGTCAGTTATTTTTTATCTGATAAAAAACCTGGGCTACACAGCTGATGAAGTGAATGCCATTTTATTAAAACAAAGCGGAATGCTTGGGCTTACGGGTTACAGTGATTTGCGTGATATTGAATCAGAAGCTGAAAAAGGAAATAAAGACTGCCAATTGGCTTTATTAATGAATGCATATCGAATTAAAAAAACAATCGGAGCTTACACAGCAGCATTAAATGGTTTAGATGCCATTGTTTTTACAGCCGGAATTGGCGAGAACTCTTCACATATGCGAAAACTGGTTTGTGCTGATATGGATTATTTCGGAATTGAAATCGACGACGAAAAAAATCAAATCCGTTCCAGGGAAATAAGAGAAATCAATAAAGCTAATTCAAGAGCAAAGGTTTTGGTAGTTCCTACAGATGAGGAATTTGAAATTGCCAGTCAAGTATATCATTTATTACAGAATTAG